GAATCCGCTTGACAGTCACGCGATACCGGGATTGGTGAGAAGGCCGCGAAATCGATGATTCCGCGGATGTCGCGGCCTTGCCGCAAGCCGACGAAGGCTTCGTTGATCCCGTCAAGCCGGTAGTGGCGGCTGACCAGCTCAGACGGTCATCGGAGCGGCAGTCTCCGGCAACGGCCGTACGCACCAAGACTTCACTGGCGCGGGGCTGATCAAGAACGATCTCGTCGATCTCCCAGGCCCTGCTCACCCCGCGAATCACCGCGGCACGACACTCCATCGCATCCTCATTGATGATTGATGGTGGTCTGCGGCCCGTTACCGCGCAATCCATTCCGACTCCAACGCGAACTCCGAGAGATACTTCGTCGAGCTCCACCCGCCGTCGACGACGATCGTTTGGCCGTTGATGAAACTTCCACTCGGCGAGCACAGGAACGCCACGGTGCCGGCGATGTCGTCAATGCTGCCCAACCGCTGATGCGGCGTCATCTCGGCGTTCATTTTCCGAAATCGCGCATCCTCCAAGCGTTTCTCGACCATCGGCGTAACCGTCACCCCGGGCGCGACGGCATTGCAGCGGATGCCGGATGCGCCGTATTGGCAGGCGATGTGGGTGGTCAACGCCGTCAGCCCGCCCTTGGCCGCGGAGTAGGCGCCGCCACGCAGCCCGCCGACGACCGCGAAGGTCGACGTGATGTTGATGATCGCCGAGCCGGGACCCATCTGCGGCAGCACGTCACGGGCCAGCCGAAACGGGGCGCGCAGCATCAAATCCAAGAAGTAGTCCAGGGTCTCGTCGTCGGTTTCGTGTAATGGCTTGGGGCTGCCCACGCCGGCGTTGTTGACCAGGAAGTCGATGTGGCCCCACCGCGCGACGGCCAGGTCCACGATGCGTCGCGGGGCGTCGTCGTGGGTCAGATCGACGGCGAGTGTCGCGACGCGATCGGGATCGTTGACGGCCTTTTCCAGCTCGGTGAGCCGATCCGCGTCGCGGCCGGTACCGACGACCGCCATGCCCATCTCGGCGAGTCTTGTCGCGCAACCTAAGCCGATGCCGCTGCTTGCTCCCGTGACGATTGCGACCTGCATCTCACCCATCCTGTATCAGTGCCGCTCGGATTTGATGTTTGAGTATCTTTCCGGCGTCGTTCTTCGGCAGTGCATCCCAGATGACTACCTCCTCTGGCGCCTTGAATTTCGCGATGCCCTTACGTTGCAGCAACGCGAGCAGGCCGGCGACGTCCGGGGTTGGCGTTCCCGCGGGCACGATCACCGCACAGGCTCGCTCTCCGGTGCGCTCGTCGGGCAGTCCGACGACGGCGATTTCGGCGATGCCGGGATGTTCGGCGAGCAGATCCTCGACTTCCTTGGCTGAGATGTTCTCGCCATTGCGGATGATGACGTCCTTCGCCCGCCCGGTCACCACGAGATACTGATCGTCGACCCAGCGACCGAGATCACCGGTGCGGAAAAACC
The DNA window shown above is from Mycobacterium sp. Aquia_216 and carries:
- a CDS encoding SDR family NAD(P)-dependent oxidoreductase, producing MGEMQVAIVTGASSGIGLGCATRLAEMGMAVVGTGRDADRLTELEKAVNDPDRVATLAVDLTHDDAPRRIVDLAVARWGHIDFLVNNAGVGSPKPLHETDDETLDYFLDLMLRAPFRLARDVLPQMGPGSAIINITSTFAVVGGLRGGAYSAAKGGLTALTTHIACQYGASGIRCNAVAPGVTVTPMVEKRLEDARFRKMNAEMTPHQRLGSIDDIAGTVAFLCSPSGSFINGQTIVVDGGWSSTKYLSEFALESEWIAR